One segment of Heliomicrobium gestii DNA contains the following:
- a CDS encoding MBL fold metallo-hydrolase yields the protein MARIVPIALPTPYPVGDVNVYFVDDEQPMLIDAGPPTQEAYSILKEQLQALGCPLEALKEIVVTHFHPDHVGLAQILAKEAAIPVRLHPLDLYTLRLSSEKAIGFFDGWDLPPGWDPSQFDTNHWIPARYRPSGVTFLPLEAGEVIDTGSLRFEVVAVPGHSLGHVALWEEKNRWLFTGDTVIPGLAPNPMIYHVEGERVPTLPMYLNSLSQLRRLDVETLYPGHGAPFADLAAELDATVDHYRQKALEVYAIMDRQGPSGLGLRQIAACLYPRQIESQPYMVLSKTLGCLDLLERAGLAQAAGGSRGRRIYRLAAEREGEPVDALNPLLCSD from the coding sequence ATGGCGCGGATCGTCCCTATCGCCTTGCCCACCCCGTATCCGGTGGGCGATGTGAATGTCTATTTTGTCGATGATGAACAACCCATGCTGATCGATGCCGGTCCGCCCACCCAGGAGGCCTACAGCATCCTGAAAGAGCAGTTGCAGGCGCTCGGCTGCCCGCTGGAGGCGCTCAAAGAGATCGTGGTCACCCATTTTCATCCCGATCATGTGGGGCTGGCCCAGATTCTGGCGAAGGAAGCCGCCATCCCTGTCCGCCTGCATCCCCTCGATCTCTACACCCTGCGCCTGAGCAGTGAAAAAGCGATCGGCTTTTTTGACGGCTGGGACTTGCCTCCGGGCTGGGATCCCAGCCAATTCGATACGAATCACTGGATTCCGGCCAGGTATCGCCCGTCTGGCGTCACCTTCCTGCCCCTGGAGGCAGGAGAGGTGATCGATACGGGCAGCCTGCGATTTGAAGTGGTGGCCGTGCCGGGCCATTCGCTGGGCCATGTGGCGCTCTGGGAAGAGAAAAATCGCTGGCTCTTCACCGGCGATACGGTCATTCCCGGGCTCGCGCCCAATCCGATGATCTATCATGTCGAGGGCGAACGGGTGCCCACGCTGCCCATGTATCTGAACAGCCTCAGCCAGCTGCGCCGGCTCGATGTGGAGACCCTTTATCCCGGCCATGGCGCCCCTTTCGCCGATCTGGCGGCAGAACTGGACGCCACCGTCGACCACTACCGGCAGAAGGCGCTGGAGGTCTATGCCATCATGGACCGGCAGGGACCGTCCGGCCTGGGCCTGCGCCAGATCGCCGCCTGCCTCTATCCCCGACAGATCGAGAGTCAGCCCTATATGGTGCTGAGCAAGACCCTCGGCTGCCTCGATCTGTTGGAGCGAGCGGGCCTCGCCCAAGCGGCGGGCGGGTCACGGGGGAGGCGAATCTACCGGCTAGCGGCGGAGCGAGAGGGGGAACCGGTCGACGCGTTGAATCCCTTGCTCTGCTCGGATTAG
- a CDS encoding nucleoside recognition domain-containing protein yields MSTVMLPTPSGEKERFHALSREARQIFGPAVADRIVGNIYRQAESIASEVVRHAPEGGRSWDHRLDDLLTSRWFGYPLMLALLTVIFWLTIEGANIPSAMIASVLFAGQDWLAELFTAAQAPLWLKGIIVDGVYRCLAWVVSVMLPPMAIFFPLFTLLEDLGYLPRVAFNMDRLFKLAGAHGKQALTMSMGFGCNAAGVVACRIIDSPREKIIAALTNNFVPCNGRFPTLIAVAGILSGGYLGATVGEGMGALLVAVLVVFGIAVTLIVSWGLSKTLLKGEASSFSLELPPFRKPQVGRVIVTSIFDRTLFVLWRAVKVAAPAGLVIWLLANIPAGEHSLLATAAAFFDPLGRALGLDGYILVAFLLGLPANEIVLPILVMGYLAQGSLVEMEEVSELAALFVDHGWTWLTAVNVMLFSLLHFPCATTLLTMGKETGSWRWPALSLVMNTALAMAVCFIVAQTARAFFSLV; encoded by the coding sequence GTGTCCACAGTGATGCTCCCCACCCCCTCGGGGGAAAAAGAGCGCTTCCACGCCCTGTCCCGGGAGGCGCGGCAGATCTTCGGCCCCGCAGTGGCCGATCGCATCGTCGGCAACATCTACCGGCAGGCGGAGTCCATCGCCAGCGAGGTGGTGCGGCATGCGCCGGAAGGGGGGCGTTCCTGGGACCATCGGCTCGACGATCTGCTCACATCGCGCTGGTTCGGTTATCCCCTCATGCTGGCCCTGTTGACGGTCATCTTCTGGCTGACCATTGAAGGGGCCAATATCCCCTCGGCGATGATCGCCTCGGTTCTCTTCGCCGGTCAGGATTGGCTGGCAGAGCTCTTCACGGCGGCCCAGGCGCCCCTCTGGCTGAAGGGGATCATCGTTGACGGCGTCTACCGCTGCCTGGCCTGGGTCGTATCGGTCATGCTGCCGCCCATGGCCATCTTCTTTCCCCTCTTCACCCTCCTGGAGGACCTGGGCTACCTGCCCCGGGTGGCCTTCAACATGGATCGCCTCTTCAAACTGGCCGGCGCTCACGGCAAACAGGCCTTGACGATGAGCATGGGCTTTGGCTGCAACGCCGCCGGCGTCGTCGCCTGCCGCATCATCGATTCGCCGCGGGAAAAGATCATCGCCGCCCTGACAAACAACTTTGTCCCCTGTAACGGCCGCTTCCCCACGTTGATCGCCGTCGCTGGCATCCTCAGCGGCGGCTACCTGGGGGCGACCGTGGGCGAAGGCATGGGCGCGCTGCTGGTGGCGGTCCTGGTCGTCTTCGGCATCGCCGTCACCCTCATCGTCTCCTGGGGATTATCGAAAACACTGCTGAAAGGCGAAGCCTCCTCTTTCTCCCTGGAACTGCCGCCCTTTCGCAAGCCTCAGGTGGGCCGGGTGATCGTCACGTCCATCTTTGACCGGACCCTTTTCGTCCTCTGGCGAGCCGTCAAGGTGGCCGCGCCAGCCGGCCTCGTCATTTGGCTGCTGGCCAACATTCCGGCCGGAGAACATAGCCTGCTCGCCACAGCCGCCGCCTTCTTCGACCCTCTCGGCCGCGCGCTCGGCCTGGACGGCTACATCCTCGTCGCCTTTCTCCTGGGACTGCCGGCCAACGAGATCGTCCTGCCGATCCTGGTCATGGGCTACCTGGCCCAGGGCAGTCTCGTCGAGATGGAAGAGGTGAGCGAATTGGCCGCTCTGTTCGTCGATCACGGCTGGACCTGGCTGACAGCGGTCAATGTGATGCTCTTCTCGCTCCTCCACTTCCCCTGCGCCACCACGCTGCTGACGATGGGCAAGGAAACGGGAAGCTGGCGCTGGCCGGCCCTCTCGCTGGTGATGAACACGGCGCTGGCGATGGCCGTCTGTTTCATCGTGGCGCAAACGGCAAGGGCCTTTTTTTCCCTGGTCTAA